One genomic region from Croceicoccus sp. YJ47 encodes:
- a CDS encoding histidinol-phosphate transaminase — translation MTSPDEQPAIAPSGPRPKPWIEGIHAYVPGQSKRADGAPLVKLSANENPLGTSAAALAARTDAPAPNAYPDPDASALRAAIGARNGIDPQRIVCGTGSDELLNLAAQGFAGPGDEVIYVRYGFAVYDIAARRCGATPVVAPDRDYGTDVDALLACVTERTRVVFVANPNNPTGRYIGAEEMRRLHAGLPGDVLLVIDQAYAEYLAPGEDDGGMALAAAHGNVLVTRTFSKIYGLAGDRIGWATGAPPLIDVLNRIRGPFNVTLAGQAAAIAAVEDEAFVTRSRDHNAAERTRFVAAIAAMGNHGLRAVESEANFVLVLFEGALSAETALLAIQDAGYAVRWLPGQGLPHALRITIGTGAQMDAITAVLRRLTDGGA, via the coding sequence ATGACATCCCCCGACGAACAGCCCGCCATTGCCCCGTCCGGGCCGCGACCCAAGCCGTGGATCGAGGGCATCCACGCCTATGTCCCCGGCCAGTCGAAAAGGGCGGACGGCGCGCCGCTCGTCAAATTGTCGGCCAATGAAAATCCGCTGGGCACCAGCGCGGCTGCACTGGCCGCCCGGACCGACGCGCCCGCGCCCAACGCCTACCCCGACCCCGATGCAAGCGCATTGCGCGCCGCCATAGGCGCGCGCAACGGCATCGACCCGCAGCGCATCGTGTGCGGCACCGGAAGCGATGAATTGCTGAACCTCGCGGCGCAGGGTTTCGCAGGGCCGGGGGACGAGGTGATCTACGTGCGCTACGGCTTTGCCGTGTACGACATCGCCGCGCGGCGTTGCGGGGCCACCCCTGTCGTCGCGCCGGACCGCGATTACGGCACCGATGTCGATGCGCTGCTCGCCTGCGTCACCGAACGCACGCGGGTGGTGTTCGTCGCCAATCCGAACAATCCGACGGGCCGCTACATCGGCGCGGAGGAGATGCGGCGCCTGCATGCCGGATTGCCGGGCGACGTGCTGCTCGTCATCGACCAGGCCTATGCCGAATATCTGGCGCCGGGTGAGGACGATGGCGGCATGGCGCTCGCCGCGGCGCATGGCAATGTGCTGGTCACGCGCACGTTTTCCAAGATCTACGGGCTGGCAGGCGACCGGATCGGCTGGGCGACGGGGGCGCCGCCGCTCATCGACGTGCTGAACCGGATTCGCGGGCCGTTCAACGTCACGCTGGCCGGGCAGGCGGCGGCCATCGCGGCGGTCGAGGACGAGGCATTCGTCACCCGTTCGCGCGACCACAATGCGGCGGAGCGTACCCGGTTCGTCGCGGCCATCGCGGCGATGGGCAATCACGGCCTGCGCGCGGTGGAAAGCGAGGCGAATTTCGTGCTCGTCCTGTTCGAAGGGGCGCTGTCGGCCGAAACCGCGCTCCTCGCGATACAGGATGCAGGCTATGCCGTGCGCTGGCTTCCGGGGCAGGGGCTGCCCCATGCGCTGCGCATTACCATCGGCACGGGCGCGCAGATGGACGCGATTACCGCCGTGCTGCGCCGGCTCACGGATGGCGGGGCATGA
- a CDS encoding prephenate/arogenate dehydrogenase family protein, translating into MTAPGDAAAPFDTVTIVGLGLIGGSIGLAIQRSLPGVSVQGFDADPEVRETARRRGLAHRVPDTVEEAVADTDLVILCVPVRAMGAAAADMADALPSHCIISDVGSCKASVAEAIGAALPAHTIIPAHPVAGTEHSGPEAGFASLFDNRWCILTPPDGADEEAVARLSALWSAMGATVERMDAEHHDLVLAVTSHVPHLIAYTIVGTASDLEEVTRGEVIKYSAGGFRDFTRIAASDPTMWRDVFLSNKQAVLEILQRLSEDLSAMQRAIRWGDGDALFERFSQTRAIRRSIIEEGQDDARPDFGRGDHLSGRPGNDEDEGDTPTR; encoded by the coding sequence ATGACCGCGCCCGGTGATGCGGCGGCGCCCTTCGATACGGTCACGATCGTCGGGCTGGGATTGATCGGCGGGTCGATCGGGCTGGCGATCCAGCGCTCGCTTCCCGGTGTAAGCGTGCAGGGCTTTGACGCCGACCCGGAGGTGCGGGAAACGGCGCGGCGCCGCGGGCTGGCACATCGGGTTCCCGACACCGTGGAAGAGGCGGTGGCGGACACGGATCTCGTCATCCTGTGCGTGCCGGTGCGTGCGATGGGCGCGGCGGCGGCGGACATGGCAGACGCGCTCCCCTCCCATTGCATCATAAGCGACGTAGGGTCGTGCAAGGCGTCGGTCGCCGAAGCGATCGGGGCGGCGCTGCCTGCGCATACGATCATTCCCGCGCATCCCGTCGCCGGGACGGAGCATTCCGGGCCCGAGGCCGGTTTCGCCAGCCTGTTCGACAATCGCTGGTGCATCCTCACCCCGCCGGACGGGGCGGACGAGGAGGCGGTGGCCCGCCTGTCCGCGCTGTGGTCCGCGATGGGCGCCACGGTGGAGCGCATGGACGCGGAACATCACGATCTCGTGCTCGCCGTGACCAGCCATGTGCCCCACCTCATCGCCTATACCATCGTCGGCACGGCTTCCGATCTTGAGGAAGTGACGCGCGGCGAGGTCATTAAATATTCGGCTGGCGGCTTTCGCGATTTCACCCGCATCGCGGCATCGGACCCCACCATGTGGCGCGACGTGTTCCTGTCGAACAAGCAGGCCGTGCTCGAAATCCTGCAACGCCTGTCGGAGGATCTGAGCGCGATGCAGCGGGCGATCCGGTGGGGTGACGGCGATGCGCTGTTCGAACGGTTTTCGCAGACGCGCGCCATTCGCCGCTCCATCATCGAGGAAGGGCAGGACGATGCGCGGCCCGATTTCGGGCGCGGGGATCACCTGTCGGGCAGGCCCGGCAATGACGAGGACGAGGGGGACACCCCGACCCGCTGA
- a CDS encoding 1-acyl-sn-glycerol-3-phosphate acyltransferase, whose protein sequence is MDRADMNGVRTALFALIFYPGSAIFAILGMLAAPFSERVVQRIAYGWAAFHRACAAHILRIRVVLEGERPAGQVIYALRHESFFEAIELPRLLGNNPVPFAKAELSRIPFWGRAARAYGMVFVERTQGATALRTMAKAAREYKKTGRDFAIFPEGTRVPVGTAPPLRSGFAGIYKLMNLPVVPVAVDSGHVYRTKPKRSGTITYRFGEVIPPGLDRAEVEARVHAAINALNPQDQRVGVSPSSSSLPGLPDR, encoded by the coding sequence ATGGACCGGGCTGATATGAATGGCGTGCGCACGGCGCTGTTCGCGCTGATATTCTATCCCGGAAGTGCGATTTTCGCGATCCTGGGCATGCTCGCCGCGCCGTTTTCGGAGCGCGTGGTGCAGCGCATCGCCTACGGATGGGCAGCGTTTCACCGGGCCTGCGCGGCGCATATCCTGCGTATTCGGGTCGTGCTCGAAGGGGAACGTCCGGCGGGCCAGGTGATCTATGCCCTGCGCCATGAAAGTTTTTTCGAGGCGATCGAATTGCCGCGCCTGCTGGGCAATAATCCGGTCCCCTTTGCGAAGGCGGAATTGTCGCGCATCCCGTTCTGGGGCCGGGCGGCGCGCGCCTATGGCATGGTGTTCGTGGAACGGACGCAGGGTGCGACCGCGCTGCGCACCATGGCGAAGGCCGCGCGCGAGTACAAGAAGACCGGCCGCGACTTCGCGATCTTTCCCGAAGGCACGCGCGTGCCTGTCGGCACCGCGCCGCCGCTGCGGTCCGGGTTCGCCGGGATCTACAAGCTCATGAACCTGCCGGTGGTGCCCGTCGCGGTCGATAGCGGGCATGTCTATCGCACGAAGCCGAAGCGCAGCGGCACCATCACCTATCGCTTTGGCGAAGTCATTCCGCCCGGCCTCGACCGCGCGGAGGTCGAGGCGCGCGTCCACGCCGCGATCAACGCGCTCAACCCGCAGGATCAGCGGGTCGGGGTGTCCCCCTCGTCCTCGTCATTGCCGGGCCTGCCCGACAGGTGA
- a CDS encoding YdcF family protein, whose translation MFRRIFAFFLLAWALGFAWFALVLPQPAGDTRTDAVVVLTGGAGRIERGLDVLERGWADQMLISGVDPEVKPEELAAEYDIRADLLQCCIALGYDAVDTRSNADEAAMWADAKGYRTLRLVTSDWHMRRALFDVKQTLDPGMTVLVDAVPTEPSMFMLFLEYHKFVARHVAEWTGLI comes from the coding sequence ATGTTTCGCCGTATCTTTGCCTTTTTCCTGCTTGCCTGGGCGCTTGGTTTTGCGTGGTTCGCGCTCGTCCTGCCGCAACCGGCGGGCGACACGCGGACCGATGCCGTCGTCGTGCTGACCGGCGGGGCCGGGCGGATCGAGCGCGGCCTCGACGTGCTTGAACGCGGATGGGCGGACCAGATGCTGATCTCCGGCGTCGATCCTGAGGTGAAGCCGGAGGAGCTGGCCGCCGAATACGACATTCGCGCCGATCTGCTGCAATGCTGCATCGCGCTGGGCTATGATGCGGTCGATACGCGCAGCAACGCGGACGAGGCGGCGATGTGGGCCGATGCGAAGGGGTATCGCACGCTGCGCCTCGTGACGAGCGACTGGCACATGCGGCGCGCGCTTTTCGATGTGAAGCAGACGCTCGACCCCGGCATGACCGTGCTCGTCGATGCGGTCCCGACGGAGCCGTCGATGTTCATGCTGTTCCTCGAATATCACAAATTCGTGGCGCGCCATGTGGCCGAATGGACCGGGCTGATATGA
- a CDS encoding zinc-ribbon domain-containing protein has protein sequence MLIACPACQTRYDVPPGALGENGRTVRCAQCGNSWFAAPDAIADPAPVAADDGDTAGLPDGEAAAAPAPVAPETEGENVGADDSVPDPVDVPSPDHEWDEESMPAAARPRARWQVWLIAALGVAAIAAAIYGTARLYGLPDWAPGANSSFATAPENLDLDFPDKDQILQTTEDGARFFTASGRIVNTGSSARRVPPIQVILRDSQERIVYSVEMIAPKSVLEPGESIALREAMTDIPRSARVVEIGWKSL, from the coding sequence ATGCTCATCGCCTGCCCCGCCTGCCAGACGCGATACGATGTGCCTCCGGGCGCGCTCGGCGAGAATGGCCGCACGGTCCGCTGTGCCCAGTGCGGCAATAGCTGGTTCGCGGCTCCCGATGCCATCGCCGATCCCGCCCCGGTGGCCGCGGACGATGGCGATACCGCCGGGTTGCCGGATGGCGAAGCCGCGGCGGCGCCAGCGCCTGTTGCGCCGGAAACCGAGGGCGAAAATGTCGGAGCGGACGATTCGGTGCCAGACCCCGTCGACGTGCCATCGCCCGACCACGAATGGGACGAGGAAAGCATGCCCGCTGCCGCGCGGCCCCGGGCCCGGTGGCAGGTGTGGCTGATCGCGGCATTGGGCGTGGCGGCGATCGCGGCGGCAATCTACGGAACGGCGCGTCTTTACGGCCTGCCGGACTGGGCACCGGGCGCCAACAGCAGCTTTGCCACAGCGCCCGAAAATCTGGACCTCGATTTCCCCGACAAGGACCAGATCCTGCAGACAACGGAGGATGGCGCCCGCTTCTTCACCGCGAGCGGCCGGATCGTGAACACCGGAAGCAGCGCCAGACGCGTCCCGCCGATTCAGGTTATCCTGCGCGATTCGCAGGAACGGATCGTCTATAGCGTGGAGATGATCGCGCCCAAAAGCGTGCTCGAACCGGGCGAATCGATCGCCCTGCGCGAGGCGATGACCGACATTCCGCGGTCGGCACGCGTCGTCGAAATCGGCTGGAAATCGTTATAA
- a CDS encoding PHA/PHB synthase family protein, translating into MMAGPFAPVMAGPMREMVAMQSKAAQAMFDAFLPRPAAGAATSDPAESDTPPAAGGAHWQELSDNLTAMWQGYLAMKPGAANPLADPAKWMEMASRWMNQSPLTEMETQQHFLKESLALWQNVLGQYGMAEGSAPATLPRQDRRFADEKWREQPLFAMLHQAYLLCAEEMMAAVDKADGLPDDRREQMRFFTRLITESLSPAHFPLTNPLVIERTLETGGENLLKGMQRLINDLQAGQITHTDTNAFEIGRDIAATPGKVVHETELYQLIQYSPTTDDVLKTPLVVFPPWINRFYILDLGEKKSFVKWAVAQGLTLFMVSWKSADSSMADVTWSDYVRAQVEAIDFARERLKVPSVHTIGYCVAGTTLAATLAMLHRRGEADRVASATFFTAQVDFSEAGDLKAFIDEQQMAAIEATATDGYVDGRYLATTFNLLRSPDLIWSYVLNNYLLGEDYRPFDLLYWNGDTTNLPARWHREYLRDLYHHNRLVEPDAMAVDDTPVDLRKVTTPVYIQAGKEDHIAPLPSVWKLTRHFSGPMQFTLAGSGHIAGVVNPPAGGKYQYWTLPDGVALPETLDEFREKAVETPGSWWPDWIEWLRSIDDATVKAKGKRKPGGKGDTVIEDAPGRYVKTR; encoded by the coding sequence ATGATGGCGGGGCCGTTTGCGCCCGTCATGGCCGGCCCCATGCGCGAAATGGTCGCCATGCAGTCGAAGGCCGCGCAGGCCATGTTCGATGCCTTCCTGCCCCGCCCCGCCGCCGGAGCCGCAACGTCCGACCCGGCAGAGAGTGACACGCCGCCAGCCGCCGGCGGCGCCCATTGGCAGGAACTGTCCGACAATCTCACCGCGATGTGGCAGGGCTATCTCGCCATGAAGCCGGGCGCGGCCAATCCGCTCGCCGACCCTGCGAAATGGATGGAGATGGCGAGCCGCTGGATGAATCAGTCGCCGCTCACCGAAATGGAAACGCAGCAGCATTTCCTGAAGGAAAGCCTCGCCCTGTGGCAGAACGTGCTCGGCCAGTATGGCATGGCGGAGGGGAGCGCACCCGCCACGTTGCCGCGGCAGGACCGCCGTTTCGCCGATGAGAAATGGCGCGAGCAGCCGCTCTTCGCGATGCTGCACCAGGCCTATCTCCTGTGTGCGGAGGAGATGATGGCCGCCGTCGACAAGGCGGACGGCCTGCCCGACGACCGGCGCGAGCAGATGCGCTTTTTTACGCGGCTGATCACCGAATCGCTCAGCCCCGCGCATTTTCCGCTCACCAATCCGCTGGTCATCGAACGCACGCTCGAAACCGGCGGCGAGAACCTGTTGAAGGGGATGCAGCGGCTCATCAACGATCTGCAGGCCGGGCAGATTACCCACACCGATACCAACGCCTTCGAAATCGGCCGCGACATCGCCGCGACGCCGGGCAAGGTCGTGCATGAAACCGAGCTTTACCAGCTCATTCAATATAGCCCGACGACGGACGACGTGCTGAAAACCCCGCTGGTCGTCTTTCCGCCATGGATCAACCGGTTCTACATCCTCGATTTGGGCGAAAAGAAGAGCTTCGTGAAATGGGCGGTCGCGCAGGGGCTGACGCTTTTCATGGTATCGTGGAAATCGGCGGACAGTTCGATGGCCGATGTCACGTGGAGCGATTACGTCCGCGCGCAGGTCGAGGCGATCGATTTCGCGCGCGAACGGCTGAAGGTGCCGTCGGTGCATACCATCGGCTATTGCGTGGCGGGCACCACGCTGGCCGCGACGCTCGCCATGCTGCACCGGCGCGGGGAAGCGGATCGCGTCGCGTCGGCCACGTTTTTCACCGCGCAGGTGGATTTCAGTGAGGCCGGCGACCTCAAGGCGTTCATCGACGAACAGCAGATGGCCGCGATCGAGGCGACCGCCACCGACGGCTATGTCGACGGGCGCTATCTCGCCACGACATTCAACCTGTTGCGCAGCCCCGATCTCATCTGGAGCTATGTGCTCAACAACTATCTGCTGGGCGAGGATTACCGGCCTTTCGACCTCCTCTACTGGAACGGGGACACGACCAATCTTCCCGCACGCTGGCACCGGGAATATCTGCGCGACCTCTATCATCACAACCGGCTGGTCGAGCCGGACGCAATGGCCGTCGACGACACGCCGGTCGACCTGCGCAAGGTGACGACGCCGGTCTATATCCAGGCGGGCAAGGAGGATCATATCGCCCCCCTGCCCAGCGTGTGGAAGCTGACGCGCCATTTTTCCGGACCGATGCAGTTCACCCTTGCCGGGTCGGGCCATATCGCGGGCGTGGTGAACCCGCCCGCCGGTGGGAAGTATCAGTACTGGACTCTGCCCGATGGCGTGGCGCTTCCCGAAACGCTCGACGAATTTAGGGAAAAGGCAGTCGAAACGCCGGGCAGCTGGTGGCCGGACTGGATCGAATGGCTGCGCTCCATCGACGACGCCACTGTCAAGGCAAAGGGCAAGCGCAAGCCCGGCGGGAAGGGCGACACGGTGATCGAGGACGCGCCCGGACGCTATGTGAAAACGCGTTAG